The following are encoded in a window of Vibrio azureus genomic DNA:
- a CDS encoding cytochrome b, protein MTKNYNLPARLMHWISAIVIFIMFGVGLWMVDLSYYSQWYQLAPHYHRSVGILLSVLILFRVFWKVTTASPSIEGKRYEIVLAKSAHVLMYVMLAIIFISGYLISTSDGRGIEVFNWFTVPSAGELFPEQSDVSGEIHFYAAVTLMIVVSLHAIAALKHHFIDKDNTFKKMLGASK, encoded by the coding sequence ATGACAAAAAATTATAATCTTCCGGCGCGCTTGATGCACTGGATTTCAGCGATAGTTATTTTCATTATGTTCGGCGTTGGCCTATGGATGGTCGACCTAAGCTATTACAGTCAATGGTATCAGCTTGCTCCCCATTATCATCGTTCTGTTGGCATTTTATTGTCCGTTTTGATCCTTTTTAGAGTCTTTTGGAAAGTGACCACTGCGTCTCCGAGCATAGAAGGCAAACGATATGAAATTGTCTTAGCGAAATCTGCTCATGTGCTGATGTATGTCATGTTGGCCATAATTTTTATTTCTGGATATCTTATTTCTACGTCTGATGGACGTGGTATCGAGGTTTTTAATTGGTTTACGGTTCCCAGTGCAGGGGAGCTTTTTCCTGAGCAGTCTGATGTGTCAGGAGAGATCCACTTTTATGCTGCAGTAACGCTGATGATTGTTGTCAGTTTGCACGCGATTGCTGCTCTAAAACACCATTTCATCGATAAAGACAACACATTTAAAAAAATGTTAGGAGCTTCAAAATGA
- a CDS encoding IS110 family transposase, with protein sequence MSINVGIDVSKGSLDVCVLNNQTKSGQRYRKFKNDKEAHSDLNSWLLKTAKCKAEDILITMEATGVYHEPIAFYLHMAGFLVFISNPGKAKKFSQSLGLIHKTDKSDSYMLALYGDAQGSRAHLWTPDSLNVRNIKSLSRRLSALEKDRLRESNRLEASEISDAHERVICSIKRVISLIDEEIASIEEEIDLAIRSDPTMNKNHQLLQSIVGVGKVMSRELVYLFSAKQFSSAKQAAAFVGPIPRLNESGNLKGRTTLSKVGPSRVRAKLFLAAVSASTHNPDIKEQKRRLLAAGKTKMQALGAAMRKLIQICFGILKTQTEYQPQTS encoded by the coding sequence GGGAAGTCTAGATGTTTGTGTACTTAACAATCAAACCAAGAGCGGACAACGATATCGTAAGTTTAAGAACGATAAAGAGGCTCATTCTGACTTGAACTCTTGGTTGCTAAAAACAGCAAAGTGTAAAGCAGAAGATATCTTAATCACTATGGAGGCGACTGGTGTCTATCATGAGCCAATAGCTTTTTACTTACATATGGCTGGTTTTTTGGTGTTTATATCTAACCCCGGCAAAGCAAAAAAGTTCTCTCAATCATTGGGCCTTATACATAAGACCGATAAATCGGATTCATATATGCTGGCTTTGTATGGTGATGCACAGGGAAGCCGAGCTCATCTGTGGACACCAGATAGCCTAAACGTAAGGAATATCAAATCATTATCTCGTCGCCTGAGTGCTTTAGAAAAGGATAGACTGAGAGAATCAAACCGTTTGGAAGCTAGTGAAATCAGTGATGCTCATGAGCGAGTGATATGCTCGATAAAGCGCGTCATTAGCTTAATCGACGAAGAAATAGCCTCGATTGAGGAAGAGATTGATCTAGCAATTAGATCAGACCCTACCATGAATAAAAATCATCAACTATTACAAAGCATCGTTGGTGTTGGTAAGGTCATGTCTCGCGAACTTGTTTACTTATTCAGTGCTAAACAGTTTTCTAGTGCAAAGCAGGCCGCAGCTTTTGTTGGGCCCATCCCTAGACTAAATGAATCGGGAAACCTCAAAGGTAGGACTACCTTGAGTAAGGTTGGCCCATCAAGAGTTCGTGCTAAATTGTTCTTGGCGGCGGTAAGTGCTAGCACCCACAACCCTGATATTAAAGAGCAGAAACGAAGGTTGCTGGCAGCAGGTAAAACCAAAATGCAAGCGCTTGGAGCGGCAATGAGGAAACTTATTCAGATTTGCTTTGGGATACTCAAAACGCAGACTGAATATCAGCCCCAAACGAGCTAG
- a CDS encoding YceI family protein: MRKSLIATGLALITALPLSANAADYVIDTKGAHASINFIVSHLGYSFTKGRFNTFSGDFTFDEKNLANSKVNVVVDTSSVDSNHAERDKHIRSADFINAKKYQQATFNSTKVVDKGDGKLDVIGDLTLHGVTKPITIEAEFIGAGNDPWGGERAGFSGQTRIELADFEIPVMGASSYVDMELYVEGIKK, translated from the coding sequence ATGAGAAAGTCACTGATTGCTACAGGATTAGCCTTGATTACGGCGTTGCCATTGAGTGCAAACGCTGCAGATTACGTCATCGATACCAAAGGGGCACATGCCTCTATCAACTTCATCGTAAGCCACCTCGGATACAGTTTTACTAAAGGTCGTTTTAATACTTTTAGCGGTGATTTTACCTTTGATGAGAAGAATCTTGCTAACTCAAAAGTTAACGTCGTTGTGGATACCAGCAGTGTCGACTCAAACCATGCTGAGCGTGACAAGCATATCCGCAGTGCCGATTTCATTAATGCTAAGAAATACCAGCAAGCGACGTTCAACAGTACCAAGGTGGTCGATAAAGGTGATGGTAAGCTTGATGTAATTGGTGATTTAACCTTACACGGTGTGACCAAGCCAATTACGATTGAGGCCGAGTTTATTGGTGCGGGTAACGATCCTTGGGGAGGGGAACGCGCAGGATTTTCTGGTCAAACGCGTATTGAGCTTGCCGATTTTGAGATACCTGTGATGGGGGCGTCAAGCTATGTCGATATGGAGCTCTACGTTGAAGGAATCAAGAAGTAA